A genomic region of Thalassoglobus sp. JC818 contains the following coding sequences:
- a CDS encoding DUF1559 domain-containing protein codes for MRLSRARAHRGFTLIELLVVIAIIAILIALLLPAVQQAREAARRTQCKNNLKQLGLALHNYHDTYNTFPPGNMFNLQDPTNWPRDTNPNNQIMGSFSWSAYILPYLDASPLYNLIDFSLPAYVEEIEDYNSTAIPQAVSLRGQLGNVANKEAAEKTPSAFHCPSNHSTNFPITRFKDYSMNGGTASGCCTERNRNSSDGIGFINSKVGIRDITDGASNTFMLLEKPHWAPQSWCNKEYGCNPFFFVHHQSQGYVCPQVPGNPPRPTPPNDAFIFNTRGAYSEHEGGVQVAMADGSVRFVSENIDFQSYKATFSRAGGEIETVIKD; via the coding sequence ATGAGATTATCCAGAGCCCGTGCGCATCGGGGATTCACGCTTATTGAGTTATTGGTCGTGATCGCGATTATTGCGATCTTGATCGCACTTCTTCTACCTGCAGTTCAACAAGCGCGGGAGGCTGCGCGAAGAACGCAGTGCAAGAACAATCTCAAGCAGTTAGGACTGGCACTTCACAACTACCACGATACTTACAATACGTTCCCGCCTGGAAATATGTTCAACTTACAGGACCCCACGAACTGGCCTCGAGATACGAATCCAAACAACCAGATTATGGGGAGCTTCAGTTGGTCCGCATATATTCTTCCGTATCTGGACGCTTCGCCACTCTACAATCTGATCGATTTCAGCCTCCCGGCGTACGTTGAGGAGATTGAGGACTACAACAGCACAGCGATTCCTCAGGCAGTCTCACTTCGCGGGCAACTTGGTAACGTTGCGAACAAGGAAGCAGCCGAGAAGACTCCCTCTGCGTTCCATTGTCCATCGAATCACAGCACAAACTTCCCAATTACCCGCTTCAAGGATTACTCCATGAACGGAGGGACCGCGAGTGGTTGCTGTACCGAGAGGAATCGCAACAGCTCTGACGGAATTGGCTTCATTAACAGCAAGGTCGGAATTCGAGACATTACCGATGGTGCGTCCAATACATTCATGCTCCTGGAAAAGCCTCACTGGGCTCCTCAGTCATGGTGTAACAAAGAGTATGGGTGCAACCCGTTTTTCTTTGTGCATCACCAATCGCAAGGTTATGTCTGTCCACAGGTTCCAGGAAATCCTCCACGGCCGACTCCGCCGAACGACGCGTTTATCTTTAATACACGTGGAGCGTACAGCGAACATGAAGGGGGAGTTCAAGTCGCCATGGCCGATGGGTCTGTCAGGTTCGTTTCCGAGAATATTGACTTTCAGTCCTACAAAGCGACTTTTAGTCGTGCGGGCGGAGAAATCGAAACAGTCATCAAGGACTAG